From the genome of Phreatobacter cathodiphilus, one region includes:
- a CDS encoding branched-chain amino acid ABC transporter permease: protein MFYREAGQYKTSYKADMSVFPLLQDRIGIIAILAIAFVAVPLFASEFIILSVMVPFLVFALAAIGLNILTGYTGLISLGTGAFMGVGAYACYKLTTLFPGVNIIVWIIVSGFFSAAIGVVFGLPSLRIKGFYLAVATLAAQFFLQWCFVRIPWLYNYNASGAIEVPERTLFGLAITGARSSPEVRYLVLLSIVVFLTWIASNLVHGRIGRSWMAVRDMDIAAELMGIKLLPTKLLAFAVSSFYCGVAGACMMFLWYGGGEANDAFNVNQSFIVLFMVIIGGLGSLIGSFLGAFFISTLPTILKFGVPAVGIPLTGALAEHLTHIMVGALIIFFLIVEPHGLARLWQIAKQKLRVWPFPY from the coding sequence GTGTTCTACCGTGAAGCCGGCCAGTACAAGACCTCCTACAAGGCCGACATGTCAGTCTTCCCGCTGCTGCAGGACCGCATCGGCATCATCGCCATCCTCGCCATCGCCTTCGTGGCGGTGCCGCTCTTCGCCTCCGAGTTCATCATCCTGTCGGTGATGGTGCCCTTCCTCGTCTTCGCCCTGGCGGCGATCGGGCTCAACATCCTCACCGGCTATACCGGGCTGATCTCGCTCGGCACCGGCGCCTTCATGGGGGTCGGCGCCTATGCCTGCTACAAGCTGACGACGCTGTTTCCCGGCGTGAACATCATCGTCTGGATCATCGTCTCGGGCTTCTTCTCGGCGGCCATCGGCGTCGTCTTCGGCCTGCCGAGCCTGAGGATCAAGGGCTTCTACCTCGCCGTCGCCACGCTCGCCGCGCAGTTCTTCCTGCAGTGGTGCTTCGTCCGCATTCCCTGGCTCTACAACTACAACGCCTCGGGCGCGATCGAGGTGCCGGAGCGCACCCTGTTCGGCCTCGCCATCACCGGCGCCAGGTCCTCGCCGGAGGTGCGCTACCTCGTGCTCCTTTCCATCGTCGTGTTCCTGACCTGGATCGCCTCCAACCTCGTGCACGGCCGCATCGGCCGCTCCTGGATGGCGGTGCGCGACATGGACATCGCCGCCGAGCTGATGGGCATCAAACTGCTGCCGACGAAGCTCCTCGCCTTCGCCGTCTCGTCCTTCTACTGCGGCGTCGCCGGCGCCTGCATGATGTTCCTCTGGTACGGCGGCGGCGAGGCCAACGACGCCTTCAACGTCAACCAGAGCTTCATCGTGCTGTTCATGGTCATCATCGGCGGCCTCGGCAGCCTGATCGGCTCGTTCCTCGGCGCCTTCTTCATCTCCACCCTGCCGACCATCCTGAAGTTCGGCGTGCCGGCCGTCGGCATTCCACTGACCGGGGCGCTCGCCGAGCACCTGACCCACATCATGGTCGGCGCCCTCATCATCTTCTTCCTCATCGTCGAGCCGCACGGGCTCGCGCGACTGTGGCAGATCGCCAAGCAGAAACTGCGCGTCTGGCCGTTCCCCTACTGA
- a CDS encoding branched-chain amino acid ABC transporter permease — protein sequence MAYRIFIGPFVEMVTIPDLFVQTVWEGFVGGVLYALIALGFVLIFKASGVFNFAQGIMVVFAGLTLVGVYEKFAAFGFSGMLAAYAALVVALAVMFALAVAVERVVLRPLVNQPDIILFMATFGLTYLLIGLGETIFGGSPKVMIAAQLGLPSGSIDLAILGGRVSLQMLDIAAAVIAIVMIAVLAFFFQYTRIGRALRAVADSHKAALSVGISLNQIWIIVWFTAGIVALITGIMWGARSDVSFGLQTIALKALPVLILGGFTSVPGAIVGGLIIGIGEKIGEFYWGPLFGNGIESWLAYVIALAFLMFRPQGLFGDKIIERI from the coding sequence CTGGCCTATCGGATCTTCATCGGCCCCTTCGTCGAGATGGTGACGATCCCCGACCTCTTCGTGCAGACGGTCTGGGAGGGCTTCGTCGGCGGGGTGCTCTATGCGCTCATCGCCCTCGGCTTCGTGCTGATCTTCAAGGCCTCCGGCGTGTTCAACTTCGCCCAGGGCATCATGGTGGTCTTCGCCGGCCTCACCCTCGTCGGCGTCTACGAGAAGTTCGCAGCCTTCGGCTTCTCCGGCATGCTCGCCGCCTATGCCGCGCTCGTCGTCGCGCTGGCGGTGATGTTCGCGCTCGCGGTCGCGGTGGAACGCGTGGTGCTCAGGCCGCTGGTCAACCAGCCCGACATCATCCTGTTCATGGCGACCTTCGGGCTCACCTATCTGCTCATCGGCCTCGGCGAGACGATCTTCGGCGGCTCGCCCAAGGTGATGATCGCCGCCCAGCTCGGCCTGCCCTCGGGTTCCATCGATCTCGCCATCCTCGGCGGGCGCGTCAGCCTGCAGATGCTCGACATCGCCGCCGCCGTCATCGCCATCGTGATGATCGCGGTGCTCGCCTTCTTCTTCCAGTACACCCGTATCGGCCGGGCGCTGCGCGCGGTGGCGGACAGCCACAAGGCGGCGCTCTCGGTCGGCATCTCGCTGAACCAGATCTGGATCATCGTCTGGTTCACGGCCGGCATCGTGGCGCTCATCACCGGCATCATGTGGGGCGCGCGCTCGGACGTGTCCTTCGGCCTGCAGACCATCGCCCTGAAGGCGCTGCCGGTGCTCATCCTCGGCGGCTTCACCTCGGTGCCCGGCGCCATCGTCGGCGGGCTCATCATCGGCATCGGCGAGAAGATCGGCGAGTTCTACTGGGGCCCCCTGTTCGGCAACGGCATCGAGAGCTGGCTCGCCTATGTCATCGCGCTCGCCTTCCTGATGTTCCGGCCGCAGGGCCTGTTCGGCGACAAGATCATCGAGCGGATCTGA
- a CDS encoding ABC transporter ATP-binding protein: MRAPSATDIAAGEVILAVDNVSLGFGGVKALTDVSFDIKKGEVRAIIGPNGAGKTSMLNCINGFYHPTSGRITFKGKTRPKMRPHEAAAGGIARTFQNVALFKGMSTLDNIMAGRTLKMNRSFFWQVLRHGPAMDEEIAHRRFVEEIIDFLEIQHIRKVPVGKLPYGLQKRVELGRALAMEPEVLLLDEPMAGMNLEEKEDMCRFILDVSNQYGTTIALIEHDMGVVMDLSDRVVVLEYGRKIADGTPDEVKRNQAVIDAYLGVAH; encoded by the coding sequence ATGAGGGCGCCGTCCGCCACCGACATCGCCGCCGGCGAGGTCATCCTCGCGGTCGACAACGTCTCGCTCGGCTTCGGCGGCGTGAAGGCGCTGACCGACGTCTCCTTCGACATCAAGAAGGGCGAGGTGCGCGCCATCATCGGCCCGAACGGCGCCGGCAAGACCTCGATGCTCAACTGCATCAACGGGTTCTACCACCCGACCTCGGGCCGCATCACCTTCAAGGGCAAGACGCGGCCGAAGATGCGCCCGCACGAGGCGGCGGCCGGCGGCATCGCCCGCACCTTCCAGAACGTCGCCCTCTTCAAGGGCATGTCGACGCTCGACAACATCATGGCCGGCCGCACGCTGAAGATGAATCGCAGCTTCTTCTGGCAGGTGCTGCGCCACGGGCCGGCGATGGACGAGGAGATCGCCCATCGCCGCTTCGTCGAGGAGATCATCGACTTCCTCGAGATCCAGCACATCCGCAAGGTGCCGGTCGGCAAGCTGCCCTACGGCCTGCAGAAGCGCGTCGAGCTCGGCCGCGCGCTCGCCATGGAGCCGGAGGTGCTGCTGCTCGACGAGCCCATGGCCGGCATGAACCTCGAGGAGAAGGAGGACATGTGCCGCTTCATCCTCGACGTGTCGAACCAGTACGGCACGACGATCGCGCTGATCGAGCACGACATGGGCGTGGTCATGGACCTCTCCGACCGGGTCGTCGTGCTCGAATACGGCCGCAAGATCGCCGACGGCACGCCGGACGAGGTGAAGCGCAACCAGGCCGTCATCGACGCCTATCTCGGCGTGGCGCATTGA
- a CDS encoding AMP-binding protein, translated as MRHKDLGIWRTWTWAEVAREVRDFALGLGELGLKRGDKVAIVGRNRPKLYWSMAAIQSWGGVPVPVYSDSVADEMAYVLEHAEASMAVVEDQEQVDKLLSVSERLPHLAHVIYDEPRGLRDYDHSRMHSFEEVQEIGRKAGAEPAKVKALEEAIALGKGGDLAIMLYTSGTTGRPKGVMLSNDNVIVSAKNGGLFDGLTETEETIAYLPLAWVGDNIFSYAQSYVLGFCVNCPESAETVVEDRREIGTSYAFAPPRVYENLLTQTMVRMEDAGPFKKRMFDYFLGVAKQWGEKILNKEPVPLWARLRYAVGEVLVYGPLKNRFGLTNIRVGYTAGEAIGPEIFKFFRSLGINLKQLYGQTEASVYITAQPDGEIYADTVGKPNIDVEVKIDDSGEVLYRSPGVFLGYFKDPEKTAETKTADGWVRSGDAGFFDPKTGHLKIIDRAKDVGKLRSGALFAPKYIENKLKFYPNIKEAVAFGQDRDFVTCFLNIDLTAVGSWAERNNVSYGSYQELAGHREVLKTLKEHVDEVNRSLAEEPLMGGAQIRRFLVLHKELDADDGELTRTQKVRRGFIAERYLPLVEALYDGSKRGRIRTEVTFEDGRKGVIEGDVEIIDMTVHPVAGQAFREAAE; from the coding sequence ATGCGCCACAAGGATCTCGGCATCTGGCGCACCTGGACCTGGGCCGAGGTGGCGCGGGAGGTGCGCGACTTCGCGCTGGGGCTCGGCGAGCTCGGCCTGAAGCGCGGCGACAAGGTCGCCATCGTCGGACGCAACCGGCCGAAGCTCTACTGGTCGATGGCCGCGATCCAGTCCTGGGGCGGCGTGCCGGTGCCGGTCTATTCGGACTCCGTCGCCGACGAGATGGCCTATGTGCTCGAACATGCCGAGGCCTCGATGGCGGTGGTCGAGGACCAGGAGCAGGTCGACAAGCTGCTGTCCGTCTCCGAGCGTCTGCCGCACCTCGCCCATGTGATCTATGACGAGCCGCGGGGCCTGAGGGATTACGACCACTCCCGCATGCATTCCTTCGAGGAGGTTCAGGAGATCGGCCGCAAGGCCGGCGCCGAACCCGCGAAGGTGAAGGCGCTGGAGGAGGCGATCGCGCTGGGCAAGGGCGGCGACCTCGCCATCATGCTCTACACCTCGGGCACGACCGGGCGGCCGAAGGGCGTCATGTTGTCGAACGACAACGTCATCGTCTCGGCGAAGAACGGCGGGCTGTTCGACGGGCTGACCGAGACCGAGGAGACCATCGCCTATCTGCCGCTGGCCTGGGTCGGCGACAACATCTTCTCCTACGCGCAGTCCTATGTGCTCGGCTTCTGCGTCAACTGCCCGGAGAGCGCCGAGACCGTGGTGGAGGACCGCCGCGAGATCGGCACGTCCTATGCGTTCGCGCCGCCGCGCGTCTATGAGAACCTGCTCACCCAGACCATGGTGCGCATGGAGGATGCCGGGCCCTTCAAGAAGAGGATGTTCGACTACTTCCTCGGCGTCGCCAAGCAGTGGGGCGAGAAGATCCTCAACAAGGAGCCGGTGCCGCTCTGGGCGCGGCTGCGCTATGCGGTGGGCGAGGTGCTGGTCTACGGACCGCTGAAGAACCGCTTCGGCCTCACCAACATCCGCGTCGGCTACACGGCGGGGGAGGCCATCGGGCCGGAGATCTTCAAGTTCTTCCGCTCCCTCGGGATCAACCTGAAGCAGCTCTACGGCCAGACGGAAGCCAGCGTCTACATCACCGCCCAGCCGGACGGCGAGATCTATGCCGACACGGTGGGCAAGCCGAACATCGACGTCGAGGTGAAGATCGACGACAGCGGCGAGGTGCTCTACCGCTCTCCCGGTGTCTTCCTCGGATACTTCAAGGACCCGGAGAAGACCGCCGAGACCAAGACGGCGGACGGCTGGGTGCGCTCCGGCGATGCCGGCTTCTTCGACCCGAAGACGGGGCACCTGAAGATCATCGACCGCGCCAAGGACGTCGGCAAGCTGCGCTCGGGCGCGCTCTTCGCGCCGAAATACATCGAGAACAAGCTGAAGTTCTATCCGAACATCAAGGAGGCGGTGGCCTTCGGCCAGGACCGCGACTTCGTCACCTGTTTCCTCAACATCGACCTCACCGCGGTCGGTTCCTGGGCCGAGCGCAACAACGTCTCCTACGGCTCCTATCAGGAGCTGGCGGGCCACCGCGAGGTGCTGAAGACGCTGAAAGAGCATGTCGACGAGGTGAACCGGTCGCTGGCCGAGGAGCCGCTGATGGGCGGCGCGCAGATCCGCCGCTTCCTCGTGCTGCACAAGGAACTCGACGCCGACGACGGCGAGCTCACGCGGACCCAGAAGGTGCGCCGCGGCTTCATCGCCGAGCGCTACCTGCCGCTGGTCGAGGCCCTCTACGACGGCTCGAAGCGCGGGCGCATCCGCACCGAGGTGACCTTCGAGGACGGCCGCAAGGGCGTCATCGAGGGGGACGTGGAGATCATCGACATGACCGTCCATCCGGTCGCCGGCCAAGCCTTCAGGGAGGCTGCGGAATGA
- a CDS encoding AraC family transcriptional regulator has protein sequence MDDLDQRAAMSLGPLAKGETARFFAASRLEGIDCLSATFRTHVYPPHMHETYVVGTIESGWEKVSALGMKGRAGPGDLVFVMPQDVHDGAPAEGGYSYRMTYPAEEFLRDLAEAVSRRPAPAAPFFRSPVVHDPEGARLFSAAHEALESGVDGLAGEELMLRAYARAFVLHAGVPPAPAGEEAGPVHRVRDLIEARYAEDLSLAELAAVAGFSRDHLIRVFRRSVGITPHAYVVDVRVRRAQDRLRAGRAPAEVAAEVGFADQAHLTRAFKARIGVAPAAYRRAVAA, from the coding sequence ATGGACGATCTCGACCAGCGCGCCGCCATGAGCCTCGGCCCCCTCGCCAAGGGCGAGACGGCGCGCTTCTTCGCGGCATCGCGGCTCGAGGGCATCGACTGCCTGAGCGCCACGTTCCGCACGCACGTCTATCCCCCGCACATGCACGAGACCTACGTCGTCGGCACGATCGAGAGCGGCTGGGAGAAGGTGTCGGCGCTCGGCATGAAGGGCCGCGCCGGGCCGGGCGACCTCGTCTTCGTCATGCCGCAGGACGTCCATGACGGGGCGCCGGCAGAGGGCGGCTATTCCTACCGCATGACCTATCCCGCCGAGGAATTCCTGCGCGACCTCGCCGAAGCGGTCAGTCGCCGCCCCGCACCGGCAGCGCCCTTCTTCCGCAGTCCCGTCGTCCACGATCCCGAGGGCGCGCGGCTCTTCTCGGCCGCCCACGAGGCGCTGGAATCGGGCGTCGACGGTCTCGCCGGGGAGGAGCTGATGCTGCGCGCCTATGCCCGCGCCTTCGTGCTGCACGCAGGCGTTCCGCCCGCGCCGGCCGGCGAGGAGGCAGGGCCCGTCCATCGCGTGCGCGACCTCATCGAGGCCCGCTATGCCGAGGACTTGAGCCTCGCCGAACTCGCCGCCGTCGCCGGCTTCTCGCGCGACCACCTGATCCGCGTCTTCCGCCGCAGCGTCGGGATCACGCCCCACGCCTACGTGGTCGACGTGCGCGTGCGCCGTGCCCAGGACCGGCTACGGGCGGGCCGGGCGCCGGCCGAGGTCGCGGCCGAGGTGGGCTTCGCCGACCAGGCGCATCTCACCCGCGCCTTCAAGGCCCGCATCGGGGTCGCCCCGGCCGCCTACCGCCGCGCGGTGGCCGCCTGA
- a CDS encoding AzlC family ABC transporter permease, giving the protein MSDVPASPASEFRDGLVELLPAMVAAAPIALLYGAIATGKGLSPLEVTLSSALIFAGGAQLAAIELWTVPVPIAALVLSTFLINARYILMSASLAPKVAHLPFGGRLLAFHVLADENWALAERRAAGRRITAAYFFGAGAVFWVNWVAWSWAGTVLGPLLGDPRRFGADFAFTAIFIGLVAGFVTTRRAGIVVLASAAAATAAHLVLGSPWHVLAGAFAGMAAAVLVWRPDEEAATP; this is encoded by the coding sequence ATGTCCGACGTGCCTGCCTCCCCCGCCTCCGAATTCCGCGACGGTCTCGTCGAGCTTCTTCCCGCCATGGTCGCCGCGGCGCCCATCGCCCTGCTCTACGGCGCCATCGCCACGGGCAAGGGCCTGTCGCCGCTCGAGGTGACGCTGTCCTCCGCCCTGATCTTCGCCGGCGGCGCGCAGCTCGCCGCCATCGAACTGTGGACGGTCCCGGTGCCGATCGCCGCCCTCGTCCTCTCCACCTTCCTCATCAATGCCCGCTACATCCTGATGAGCGCCTCGCTGGCGCCGAAGGTCGCACACCTCCCCTTCGGCGGCAGGCTGCTGGCCTTCCATGTCCTCGCCGACGAGAATTGGGCGCTCGCCGAACGCCGCGCCGCCGGCCGTCGCATCACCGCCGCCTATTTCTTCGGGGCCGGCGCCGTCTTCTGGGTCAACTGGGTCGCCTGGTCCTGGGCCGGAACGGTGCTCGGGCCCCTCCTCGGCGACCCCCGCCGCTTCGGCGCCGACTTCGCCTTCACCGCCATCTTCATCGGCCTCGTCGCCGGCTTCGTGACCACCCGCCGCGCCGGCATCGTCGTTCTCGCCAGCGCCGCAGCGGCGACCGCGGCCCATCTTGTCCTCGGCTCGCCCTGGCACGTTCTGGCCGGCGCCTTCGCCGGCATGGCGGCGGCGGTCCTCGTCTGGCGTCCGGATGAGGAGGCGGCAACCCCATGA
- a CDS encoding AzlD family protein, whose amino-acid sequence MSLDAITLLAILGMAVATYGCRLTGLLLGGRLALSGRSKAALDAIPPAVLTAVIAPTLLATGWPETLAGAVTILAALRLPLIGVIATGVAAVVVLRMLAG is encoded by the coding sequence ATGAGCCTCGACGCCATCACCCTCCTCGCCATCCTCGGCATGGCCGTCGCAACCTATGGCTGCCGCCTCACCGGGCTGCTGCTCGGCGGCAGGCTCGCCCTGTCCGGCCGGTCCAAGGCGGCGCTCGACGCCATCCCCCCGGCGGTGCTGACCGCCGTCATCGCCCCGACCCTGCTCGCCACCGGCTGGCCGGAGACCCTGGCGGGCGCCGTCACCATCCTCGCCGCGCTGCGCCTGCCCCTCATCGGGGTCATCGCCACCGGCGTCGCCGCCGTCGTCGTGCTGCGCATGCTGGCGGGCTGA
- a CDS encoding DMT family transporter — MSGQDPSRRLRLGMGLMTLAMLLFATNDAIVKAYMGPLSVAQALGVRGVFATLGVAAWLAVSGTRFSLRGYWHPLVLGRSLAEGLAVFFLFQALWRMPIGDVTAVSQSMPMFLLPIAVLVLGEKVSPVQWLAVTCGFVGIMLVARPFSAGFDPAIGLVLATTVCFVFRDITVKFLPAHIASGTVTFSTVSVVMVAALALATAQGLAPMGVEQTLMIGLAGLLLAGGQAAIIQAFRIAPVSQVGPFNYTKTAFALVIGMVFFGERPDAVTFTGMGLIVASGIAIAAGLGRPKG; from the coding sequence GTGAGCGGGCAGGACCCCTCGCGCAGGCTGCGCCTCGGCATGGGGCTGATGACCCTCGCCATGCTGCTCTTCGCTACCAACGACGCCATCGTGAAGGCCTATATGGGTCCGCTGAGCGTGGCGCAGGCGCTCGGCGTGCGCGGCGTCTTCGCCACCCTCGGCGTCGCCGCCTGGCTCGCCGTTTCCGGCACGCGGTTCTCGCTGCGCGGCTACTGGCATCCGCTGGTGCTGGGACGGTCGCTGGCGGAGGGGCTGGCGGTGTTCTTCCTGTTCCAGGCGCTGTGGCGCATGCCGATCGGCGACGTGACGGCGGTCTCCCAGTCCATGCCGATGTTCCTGCTGCCGATCGCGGTTCTCGTGCTCGGCGAGAAGGTGAGCCCCGTGCAGTGGCTGGCGGTGACCTGCGGTTTCGTCGGCATCATGCTGGTCGCGCGGCCCTTCTCCGCCGGTTTCGATCCGGCGATCGGGCTGGTGCTGGCCACCACGGTCTGTTTCGTCTTCCGCGACATCACGGTGAAGTTCCTTCCTGCCCACATCGCTTCGGGCACCGTGACCTTCTCCACCGTCAGCGTCGTCATGGTCGCCGCCCTCGCGCTGGCGACGGCGCAGGGCCTGGCGCCGATGGGCGTCGAGCAGACGCTGATGATCGGCCTCGCCGGCCTGCTCCTCGCCGGCGGGCAGGCGGCGATCATCCAGGCCTTCCGCATCGCACCGGTCTCGCAGGTGGGGCCCTTTAACTACACGAAGACCGCCTTCGCCCTGGTCATCGGCATGGTGTTCTTCGGCGAACGGCCGGACGCGGTGACCTTCACCGGCATGGGCCTGATCGTCGCCTCCGGCATCGCCATCGCCGCCGGGCTCGGGCGCCCGAAGGGCTGA
- a CDS encoding KpsF/GutQ family sugar-phosphate isomerase has product MASHASPPEPRSTAIASALRTLSVEAAGLAALEAALANGLGEPFAAAVALLKDVKGRVIVTGMGKSGHVGRKIAATLASTGTPAFFVHPGEASHGDLGMVTSDDAILALSWSGETVELRDLVAFSRRFGVGLVAITSAGESALGKAADVVLGLPRAEEACPNGLAPTTSTLMQLAIGDALAVALLEERGFTAADFRTFHPGGKLGAVLAQVRDVMHQGAALPLKSLGTPMSEVLIEMTAKGFGCCGIVEPDGALAGIVTDGDLRRHMKSDLLAMPVEAVMTRSPKTARPEQLASEILDLLNRTKITALFAVEDGRPVGILHVHDLLRAGVA; this is encoded by the coding sequence ATGGCATCACACGCATCCCCGCCCGAGCCTCGGTCCACCGCCATCGCCTCGGCGCTCCGCACGCTGTCGGTGGAAGCCGCCGGGCTCGCCGCCCTCGAGGCGGCTCTCGCCAACGGCCTCGGCGAGCCCTTCGCGGCAGCCGTCGCCCTGCTCAAGGACGTCAAGGGACGGGTCATCGTCACCGGCATGGGCAAATCCGGCCATGTCGGCCGCAAGATCGCCGCGACCCTGGCCTCGACCGGCACGCCGGCCTTCTTCGTTCATCCGGGCGAAGCCAGCCACGGCGATCTCGGCATGGTGACCTCGGACGACGCCATCCTCGCCCTGTCGTGGTCCGGCGAGACGGTGGAACTGCGCGACCTCGTCGCCTTCTCCCGCCGCTTCGGGGTGGGCCTCGTCGCCATCACCTCGGCGGGTGAATCGGCGCTCGGCAAGGCGGCGGACGTGGTTCTCGGCCTGCCGCGGGCCGAAGAGGCCTGCCCCAACGGCCTCGCGCCGACCACCTCCACTCTGATGCAGCTCGCCATCGGCGACGCGCTGGCCGTGGCGCTGCTCGAGGAGCGCGGCTTCACCGCCGCCGATTTCCGCACCTTCCATCCCGGCGGCAAGCTCGGCGCCGTGCTCGCCCAGGTGCGCGACGTGATGCACCAGGGCGCGGCGCTGCCGCTCAAATCCCTCGGGACGCCGATGAGCGAGGTGCTGATCGAGATGACCGCCAAGGGCTTCGGCTGCTGCGGCATCGTCGAGCCAGACGGGGCTCTCGCCGGCATCGTCACCGACGGCGACCTGCGCCGCCACATGAAGTCCGACCTCCTGGCCATGCCGGTGGAGGCGGTGATGACCCGCTCGCCGAAGACGGCGCGGCCCGAGCAGCTCGCGAGCGAGATTCTCGACCTTTTGAACCGCACCAAGATCACGGCGCTCTTCGCGGTGGAGGACGGGCGGCCGGTCGGCATCCTGCACGTCCACGACCTCCTGCGCGCGGGCGTGGCGTGA